From one Triticum urartu cultivar G1812 chromosome 3, Tu2.1, whole genome shotgun sequence genomic stretch:
- the LOC125548079 gene encoding protein REVEILLE 8-like: MAERGGGGEGTSSSPGKKARKPYTITRPRERWCPEEHERFLDALLRFGRDWRKIEEHVRTKTAVQIRSHAQKYFLKVQRLGLAAGLPPPQHPSRRLAMSQQQISPADGTAVLHGQPQHCPSGAVQGPVGWTYPGQGVLPASNDMQNLDWACSSGSSAWVSHGGAGSQTQPAAATHPGGSSFMGAPSFDDTGMDWTGTGSTGEASAIADAEDETIPLPLSPDDMHFARVYRFIGDIFDPATPCRIEAHLQKLKDMDGITVKTILLVLRNLETNLTAPQFEPIRRLLSRYDPGRGLSGQL, from the exons ATGGCggagaggggaggaggcggcgagggAACGTCGTCGTCGCCGGGGAAGAAGGCGAGGAAGCCCTACACCATCACCAGGCCCAGGGAGCGGTGGTGCCCCGAGGAGCACGAGCGCTTCCTCGACGCCCTGCTCAG GTTCGGCCGCGACTGGAGGAAGATCGAGGAGCACGTCCGCACCAAGACCGCGGTGCAG ATACGCAGCCACGCCCAGAAGTACTTCCTCAAGGTCCAGAGGCTGGGCCTCGCCGCCGGGCTGCCGCCGCCACAGCACCCGAGCCGCAGGCTCGCCATGTCGCAGCAGCAGATCTCGCCGGCCGACGGGACGGCAGTGCTGCACGGACAGCCGCAACATTGTCCGTCCGGTGCTGTTCAGGGTCCCGTCGGCTGGACCTATCCGGGACAGGGAGTTCTTCCTGCGTCCAATG ACATGCAGAACTTGGACTGGGCTTGCAGTTCAGGCAGCTCTGCCTGGGTGAGCCATGGAGGTGCAGGGAGCCAGACTCAACCAGCCGCAGCAACACATCCAG GTGGCAGCTCATTCATGGGGGCGCCGAGCTTCGACGATACGGGCATGGACTGGACTGGCACGGGCAGCACAGGCGAAGCGTCGGCGATCGCCGATGCAGAGGATGAGACGATTCCACTTCCCTTGTCCCCTG ACGACATGCATTTCGCGCGGGTATACCGGTTCATCGGCGACATATTCGACCCGGCCACGCCGTGCCGCATCGAAGCCCACCTGCAGAAACTCAAGGACATGGATGGGATCACTGTGAAGACG ATCCTGCTGGTGCTAAGGAACCTCGAGACCAACCTGACAGCGCCTCAGTTTGAGCCCATC AGGCGGCTGCTGTCGAGGTATGACCCCGGGCGAGGCCTGTCTGGCCAGCTATAg
- the LOC125543119 gene encoding uncharacterized protein LOC125543119 yields the protein MDEGGKYQQGWLAVGLPPAPVLAVTGIVTFFLYLSWQMDEFEEQLRHRTQAGFWVLMVLGLLALGLLAQHVLFDGEGRVAVPAAWRGQPEGGSGTSPWGVAALVALLLVLVSHRSDFQIFKPPGFR from the coding sequence ATGGACGAGGGGGGCAAGTATCAGCAGGGCTGGCTCGCCGTCGGTCTGCCGCCGGCGCCGGTGCTCGCCGTCACCGGCATCGTGACCTTCTTCCTCTACCTGTCGTGGCAGATGGACGAGTTCGAGGAGCAGCTGCGCCATCGCACCCAGGCAGGCTTCTGGGTGCTCATGGTGCTGGGGCTCCTCGCCCTGGGCTTGCTCGCGCAGCACGTGCTGTTCGACGGAGAGGGGAGGGTTGCCGTGCCGGCGGCATGGCGAGGCCAGCCCGAGGGCGGCTCCGGCACGTCGCCGTGGGGCGTCGCGGCCCTTGTGGCTCTGCTGCTGGTGCTAGTGTCTCACAGGTCCGATTTCCAGATATTCAAGCCCCCGGGGTTTAGATGA
- the LOC125543118 gene encoding holotricin-3-like, with amino-acid sequence MGGGHDMHGGHNGGVKGFVSSLVGGGKSHGYGGQGHGCDQGYGGHGQQQQHGYGGHVQQHGYGGHGQQQGYGGHGQHGYPPPAAAACPPYGGYPAQGYAPAAYPAQPAPHHGGHMGSYHTGHGGGHGHVYSGGKHMGGGKHGGRKWK; translated from the exons ATGGGCGGCGGGCACGACATGCACGGCGGCCACAACGGCGGCGTGAAGGGCTTCGTGTCCAGCCTCGTCGGCGGCGGCAAAAGCCACGGGTACGGCGGCCAGGGGCACGGCTGCGACCAGGGCTACGGCGGCCAcgggcagcagcagcagcacggGTACGGCGGCCACGTGCAGCAGCACGGCTACGGCGGCCATGGGCAGCAGCAGGGGTACGGCGGCCACGGGCAGCACGGGTAccctccgcccgccgccgcggCTTGCCCCCCGTACGGCGGCTACCCGGCGCAAGGCTACGCGCCGGCGGCTTACCCCGCGCAGCCCGCGCCACACCACG GTGGGCACATGGGATCGTACCACACCGGGCACGGCGGCGGGCACGGGCACGTCTACTCCGGCGGGAAGCACATGGGCGGCGGGAAGCACGGCGGCAGGAAGTGGAAGTGA